The sequence TTCATTTCAAAATCTAATAGCTGTTTTTGCTGATCATATTTTGATTTCTGATAAACCTCAATTAATGGTTTTGCTAATTCAACGAAATCATTAATATTTGGCTGTCTAGTTACACGATGATTCTCTTCTGTGTTTTGAATTTATTCGTTCTCATTTTCCATCAGACATTGCTTTCTTTGATTTATTATTTATGTTTATTACTTTATAAATGATAATTCTTAAACACTATAGGATTGAAATATATGATAATAAATATTGATTTGATGTTGAATGTTCTAAGTAATCTAGTTACGATAATTATGTTCTACTTTTGGGTGGTTCAGCAATTATCGAGAACTAATAGTTACACTATTATTCTATTAGATAACAGAACCAATACTCTCTTAAATTCTGAGAGAATTAATCAAATAAAAACAATTCAATCATAACTTTCTCCTAAAATCAAAAGATTATCTGAGCCGGGCATTTTGCCTGGCTTTTTTATTTCTAGCTTGTTTAGCCGCAATTTTTCTTTGTCTTTCAGATGCATCAATAATAAAGTGATATACATGAACCATTGAGTCGTCTTCGGGATTTTTATGAAAAGTTAAAACCACATCTTTAATTCCATCAATGAGCACAGAAGCATCATGAATTATTTCTATCATTTCAAAATATTTTTCATCATTATCATCGACATAAAAAGTTGATAAAATATTTTCCCTTTCCTTTACAATTTTCTTTATATCTTCAGTTTTATTAAAGATAATTGTAAAACAAAAACCGCGATTTGCTTTCGCATATCCGAAAACCTGTTTTAATTGATCTTCAAAGTTTGTTTTACTCCATTCTTTATTTTCTCCTACGGAATATACTTCTATAGTCTTGCTATTATAAATATAGAAATCCAATTCTCCAGATTTTTTAGACTGTATCCTACAGGAGCCTCTCGTTCAACAATAATTCCTTTATCTTTAAGTCGAGCTTGTATGATTAGCCTCAACTCATCACTCATATCCGTTTCTGATAGCTTCTCTAATCTATGATTGATTGTCCGCTTCTGTTCAATTGAATAAAATATTTCTTGAATAATTAACTCTTCAACCTTGGTAATATTGTAAGTAAAAGTTTTGCGGATTGTTGGAATAACGGTACTTCTGAATTTTGATAAAAGTGCATTAGCAGCAGAGGGGTCTTCTACAAAATCATTTACAATCTCTTCAAGCTCAGGAATTATTTCGATGATACTTTCATATACTGCAAAACTTGTATCATTTAAATTAGGGATAAGATCTTTTGCTATCAGTAAATAATATAAAGCTTTACCTTTATTAATTTCTGAATAGGCTGCACCTAAATTCTTATAAATAAGATATTCATTTGGATATTTCCTAAATTTTCCTCTAACAATATTATCGCTTCTCTATTTTGGTTATTTTTTATAAGAGAAGCAGAATAAGTAATTATATCTCCCTTTGCTAAAACCTTAAACCTTTTTTTATATTGCTCAAAATATTTAACTGAAGTCGAAAAATCTTCCTTAAAATAATGGAGTAAGCCAACGAGATTATATATCTCGCCGGGTATAAGTTTCAATGTCTTTTCTGCATTATCAAAATCTTTTATTATTAAATACCCTCTGAATCTTAATTCTTTTATATCGCTTGAATAGTATTGAAAACCTAACGATTCAATATATTCAGTGTACTTAATCGCTTTATCTGGAAAATTATATTTTAATAAGAGTTGTGCTTCTATCTTAGCCCTACCTAAACCAGTTCCCCTCAAATCTTTCGGAAATGACGAGATTAGATCGAAATTTTTTATAGTCTCAATTTCTGGAAATTTCCGTTGATAAAAGCTCAATTCAGTAAATGACAGATGATTTTTTATCTCATCAAAATAAGTAGGTACATATGCACTACCTTTGTACTTTAATAAATCTATAATTATAATTGATAATAATTGTCTTTCACTGAAATTAGTATTGAAGAGAAAAGTATCAGAAATAATATCATTCCACTCCAGAGGCTCAATAATTTCTGATTTTATCTTTATAATACCTTTATAGCTGTTAAGAACATAATCTGGTATTTCATTTCTGTGTTTATTATAATTTAGTGAATATTCAGTTAGAATTCCTAAGTGAAATCTTAACTTTGCTCCATCATTATAGATATTAGTTGCATTCTTTATGTCATTAAAAAGCGAAACAAAATCATATTTATTAAGGAAAACAGTTAATTCACTATCTGTTAGCGATAAAATTGCTTTGAAAAAATTTTCTTTTCCACTAATGTCATAGTAATGACCAATTAAAGTTTCACGTTCTAAAATTTTATAATAATGATTGATAATAATTGATCTTAATTTATTTGAGTATTCCCAATAACTATTAAAAACATCGAAAGGCGAAAAGTCAAAAGATTTATCAATTTGCTCCGAAACTTTTTTTAATACTAAATCAAACACATTCTCAGATTTATTTTCCGAGAAAAAATCTATCACATAATTTCTCAACATCTTTTTAACTTCATACTGATAATCATATTGTATCACACCCGGTGATGATGGTAAGTAGAGATATAGATCCAATAGTAAAGATAAATCAATCTCTTTACCCTCATATATTGAATCAATAAAGAATTGAAGAATCTTGAATTTTAATTCATTGACATTTATTTCTCTTTCTTTAGCTAAGTTAATATTAGCAGAGGAATTAAATAATTGTAGGATTATAAAAGGTGAGAAATTTAAATCATTTTTCTCGACCCATTTATCTTTCCGAAGGGAAAAAGTATTTAATAACTCCATTCTATAGAAATATGAATTACAGTAATTAAATATTTCTTCCCATTCTGATAAGGAAAATTCACTACCAAGATACCACAGTATAAATTCAACATCTTTGAATAAATCACGAAATAAATTTCGATTTTCATAACTATTAAAAATCCATTGCTCAACAGAATCTATTCTTCTGAATAAATTATTTTCCTCTTTATACTCATCAGAATATGGGTCTAATGAAGATCCCTCAGGTGGATTATAAATATCAGTCCCTTCTATTTCATACGGTGCATATAGCATTCTTTGCAAAAAATTAATTTTCTCAATTTTCAAAATTTCATTTTTTGTTTTTAATACTTGGGAAGCAAATCTCTTTAATTGATCTTTTTTGTATAAACCAATAGAGTTAATTATAGTATCTAGGTTTAGTTCCATAAAGTTAAGAGCGACTAGAAGATAAAAATATTTATCAATATTTTTGTCCATTCAGAATAGCTTATAGTTATAAGATATTCTGCTAATGCTTCCTTAAATTGCTTACCAATTCCTTTATAGTTGTGAAATATAGCATCGAATAAATCTTCTTCATCATTAATTAAATCTTTAATATTAAAATTGGGATAGTCCATGTCATTAATTGATTCTTCAATATGATGACCATAAAAGAATGGATAATAAATAATAAGTTTTTTATCTAATGATTCATAAAATTTATAAATAGGATTTGGGTTATCAGTTCTTCTCAATAAATAGGGGTTTAAAATTGCAAAGTGTTCAGATTGGATAAGATAATACTTGTCAGTGAGTTCCTTTAGATCAAATTTTTGTATTGAATTTTTTTCATTCCATTTATCTATACTTTGAAATAATAGTTTTTTGCTATGCGGGATATGTAATTCGGGGTCAAACCTGTTTATTATTTTTAGAAATAATTCTTTTACTCTATATTTTTCCAGAAACTCAATATCAGTTTTATTTTCTTCTTTTGGAGGATTAAAATCATGCTCAAATAATTTTATAATTCTTTTTATATAAAATTTATCTTCTTCAAGTTCGTAATGCTCTTTCCTCAATTTAACACCCTTTTTATAATTTTAAATACTCCTCAAACGTCTCATAATTCTTAACCCCATTTGACTTGTTTCTTTTACCTTGTATTGTTTTATCAATTCTATCATAAAGATATACACATAACTCGTTAAATTTTTCTTCTGGTATAAAATAAGTCTTGGCTTTAAATCTACTTTGAATAGATGTATGAATTTCACTATGGTTAAACTTATCAAACCTACCATAACTTGAATCAACTTTTCGATAATTGTAATATCTATCAATTAAATATTTTACATAATTGTTCATATTAAGATTTGCTCCAATACTTCCAATTGGATGGTGCATCTTGGGAATCCGTTTGCCCTTAATATTTACAGTGTTAGCTATTATACTGGAATCGATTTTATTTTTATTAAGATTAAAGATTGTGCCAGCATGGGGTGCCTTTAGATGGGCAGCTTTTTGATGAATTAAATCTTGTTTCTTTTTCATAACTTCTACAATAGAGATTATACCTTCTTCAATATCCGTATGACATTTTTTACACGCTAATATCAGATTTAATTCCTCGTTTGGTCCACTCTGACTTCTTGGTATAATGTGATGAATATCCAGAAAAGATATTTCTCTTTCCCCACAAAAGGGACAGGTACTATTAGCTTCCTGAAATATTTTTTTCTCTATTCTTTTAGGAATTTTCTTGTCATTTCTACTATTAGTTGTTTTGGAACCGCTATTCTTTTTTACGGGTTTTGGTTTAATAACAATCATCCTCATACACATTTGAGATGACATACTAACAACATCATAAAGTGAACCGTGATAAACCGCACCTATAGAAACACCATTTACTGTTTGATCACCAACTAAACCAATATTGAATTGACCACTGTACAATCGTAGAAAGTTGTACCATATGTTTATTGGTTCTTTAATAGTAAAAACTTCAGCAAATTCTTTTAGTGATTTATAATTTTCTACCAGTTTGTTACCAGCTACATAAGCTAATGTCTTAAACTGATTTAACGCCATTAAATTACTACCTCCAGCTAAAGAATAAATAGATGGGACACTACCCCACTGGTAATCTAATCTTAAGCCTTTAAGAGAAGAACCTAATTCATCAAACTTTTCTGCTAATTCTTTCCAACTATAATCATCTTCCATATTTTTTCCCTTTATAAGATTCCCCCTCACCCTACCACCTTTTTAACCAGCTTATCTATTTCTTTCATTTCTTCTGCAAGATGTTTTTTTATTGCTACTCTTAATCTGCCGAGGTGAATTGCACTTAGTTCTTGTTGTGGTGGGTTTGTTTCTAAATATTGTTTTGCCTTTACGTGTGCTTGCTCGCTTAGTTGTGTAAGTTTAATGTGTATTTCGTTTGTCTCATCAAATCTTGGAAAGTAAACATCTAATATTTTTTTATGAACATCTCTTGCCCCAAACAATCCTTTCGATTGAAAGTCTTTCATTAGTTCATTTGGGATGGATGAATTAAGTATTGCAGCAATATAAAAAGCTACGTTAGGATCACTAGTAAAAAAGACATAGGCTTTAGTATCAACAAAAAACTCAAGATCAATCTCATCTCTTTTAACAACAGTTGCATTAGCGTCTTTTGCAGACGAATTATAGATGACTAAATATTCTGAGTTTAGATTCTGAGAACTAAGTTTATTATGAAAGTCTAAGTATTGAATTGCTGAAGTTTCCTTGTTATGAACAGTCTTGTTAAGTTTCCAGAAATTCTCCGCCGATTGAAACCATTTCGAAGCATTTAAGTAACCGTTTTCTCTCAATTCATCTACTGAAAGAACTTTAATTTTTTTTAGTTCGGTATCAATAATAATTTCAACAGGTAATACAATCAAATCTGGATTTATGAGAGCAAATGGTAATATGCTTTTGGAAAGTGCTGTACGAAAAAT is a genomic window of Ignavibacteriales bacterium containing:
- a CDS encoding HNH endonuclease encodes the protein MEDDYSWKELAEKFDELGSSLKGLRLDYQWGSVPSIYSLAGGSNLMALNQFKTLAYVAGNKLVENYKSLKEFAEVFTIKEPINIWYNFLRLYSGQFNIGLVGDQTVNGVSIGAVYHGSLYDVVSMSSQMCMRMIVIKPKPVKKNSGSKTTNSRNDKKIPKRIEKKIFQEANSTCPFCGEREISFLDIHHIIPRSQSGPNEELNLILACKKCHTDIEEGIISIVEVMKKKQDLIHQKAAHLKAPHAGTIFNLNKNKIDSSIIANTVNIKGKRIPKMHHPIGSIGANLNMNNYVKYLIDRYYNYRKVDSSYGRFDKFNHSEIHTSIQSRFKAKTYFIPEEKFNELCVYLYDRIDKTIQGKRNKSNGVKNYETFEEYLKL